The following are encoded in a window of Syngnathoides biaculeatus isolate LvHL_M chromosome 3, ASM1980259v1, whole genome shotgun sequence genomic DNA:
- the map1aa gene encoding microtubule-associated protein 1A isoform X1 gives MEGVTEFTESISKTVDVLAPFNLLEPPTSGGFLKLSKPCCYIFPGGRGDSALFAVNGFNILVDGGSDRKSCFWKLVRHLDRIDSVLLTHIGADNLPGINGLFQRKIAELEEKGNNGSGSTSSGESMKNLISPDIGIVFLNVPEKLRIPESTLKMKRSIEEASLTLQYLDKLGITPEPLHRAVSNTIEPITLFHKLGVGKLDMYVLNPVKESKEMQFLMQKWSGNSKAKTGILMSNGKEGEISVPYLTSVTALIVWIPRRPTEKIIRVLFPGNAPQSKIFEGFEKLKHLDFLRYPVATQQDITSGALLPNIKQSKMKSRTGSKESLKTSLKSNTKTAKKEIIGQEEESKSETIKENKVEKKEEKKISQSLKATKQQKNSKVAPATGKSQQKKISREKSAKVSQMDEKKDKEKKEINKNKVKKDENTRKEKEENKELKKKDTNKPELRKMTKPDLKPLTPEVRKTLHKVKTQTKTRTEKNTGGKEHATGKKQVPEKLHEYVRVAALAGTSVASSPEDLTEDFEALKREELTKPETKGTQISELSAHKDTNGSMLFSPDDKITTCGTITETVSFTFKTDKTDRKTSERSKIPPKNDSNRKYEDMTFKDDKYSVKDGLKEISKKSDSSEDDEDVIEKGEVEGTEDDFFIKYKTREIKKEITIKELENKATSQPTSSTGAMPGQGVASSASEVFSFIQDETVPGNSEAEHTISFEELQERRRMPQLQLNVGCHDISVPDARRTFDSIHSTKVIKSSAVFDVVDIKTKVFMGGQESEIAIYPAVIAAPLAEEEHISSATSITEYDKMSSFATSVAEDQSIALATAPQTERVGRNLLILDTMNNVPSHTEGTQVKDYLHSAGTISPTSSLEDDKCFKSPSSDEYQPNIHDLESNCKDNVAHKDKDDDKDEDQTPNVEIPPIKLQEEGYKCPPTMLLRKNEITPYPTIYPVFSDKEHSLTEVVSEKLSPLSTGGFVISTGIRLISPTQPLNTGIESHSAEDSEDRCPSPDDSTIKLASPTQLVPTSSGYSPAEEKLLKREEKNEPVSNLKCDSHKVEKSVTISDNTSFIGMISDKTMLEASEESEESLDEDDFYMKNDLQPAIKAKLMEAKEGCFLDDDVTNETKNSKIMIDHEILEKTPKTDEKRKPQMIYSDEDETDFLQTGLASSKQCQESGQKTNISFTGHEKSVQFSVSNLPEKQTKEKAIYIRQDTPYVHGKTFSYSDNYDSKPSSVESDSFHQESVDKMEAALPRYPVTKKDKMSEKILSSTSLLSEIDPLSFPMQQDEPKPSISSSMIPFNVAKSDGNDSKDQGARLEIDVRKLTARDEEDDDAEEEKEDKDVQDDEGSLDSDIEKGSKEKFEKELKYPASDLFSISNPEFSVSKVGYCFNNQGNPGGKENPSSSPTKAADEDMADSLFSSGKLNGRSTGSFGYSTEVQMYGREHKKSLLLSQTTDNSKEEITFKSSQRGLNQNDGGDPDFEKPQSPDHLSKISPDTSFQFMTTATLGYSSSSAYSYSSSTSGSFSTSRHLGEELGTPASTEQIFEYSTFKEEHSPVTDSLFSTLTSTKEDYLEVSEKQITGTTTAESTSSFGHFSPITQFQEVRPFHLHYTTSAEVKKDHTSYCGFMDKHTHSDYFYKPEWSEVSTLKSPKDCEHSLTMQTEETALSIDKEAACAPLFCVTSSPQPSSERKYFFEDSDSSEEEGKVEYMQEMTQISPSSGPTCTLTFSDKPVPSYEGQKTSTVLPDVLVSYMCSPLQACKPDPTNGTTELAARSTLLAGAADHEGVAGTARVESREATGGYRNSCEWEMSKSQRSSIPGDSPPHYRHDDDFEEEYEMEPEHPTRPLSLSSTNQPFYSAFYADECSRQRQDDFDDEADDDSDQDIRGKPTIGATFPYTGHTSPGYSSCEHKQCKTDLSPSFLNPAVQQICSDEDDEEQEHQSEQSQEEDENDMSVKRRAHKQPHHLQSHSSSFHHASSMSAGLGLATEDTPPISIMESLPSQSDSEGPQGTEEYPSVTGEGNIDSDEDADCSPIDKISSTGEGSLHPASWKSHDPVPTPQKDPYPHPPHPDVCMVEPDNVSVKKEAKAKGLTKTSVKTKSASPARRKKSPLPDKQTSSPLSASLKRKEADMSSRISRLSDGQGSKDDDLSRSSYNPGKGMTNCSSSSLGLQKAGCPPPIYVDMAYIPNHCSAKNIDQEFFKHIRSSYYVVSGNDAGSDEPSRAVLDALLDGKAQWGSNLQVTLIPTHDTEITREWYQQTHERQQELNIMVLASSSTVVMQDECFPACKIEF, from the exons ATGGAAGGAGTGACGGAGTTTACAGAATCTATCTCAAAGACAGTAGATGTACTCGCACCGTTTAACCTTCTAGAGCCCCCAACTTCTGGAGGATTTCTGAAACTATCCAAACCTTGCTGTTACATATTtcctggaggaagaggagactCTGCTTTGTTTGCTGTCAATGGGTTTAACATCCTTGTGGATGGCGGGTCAGACAGAAAGTCTTGCTTCTGGAAACTGGTTCGCCATCTTGACAGGATTGACTCTGTTCTGCTTACCCATATTGGGGCAGACAACCTTCCTGGTATCAATGGCTTGTTCCAGAGAAAGATTGCAGAGTTGGAGGAGAAGGGCAACAATGGATCTGGTTCGACCAGCAGTGGTGAGTCAATGAAAAACCTGATATCCCCAGACATTGGGATTGTATTTTTAAACGTTCCTGAGAAGCTTCGAATCCCAGAGTCCACACTAAAAATGAAACGAAGCATTGAGGAAGCATCTCTTACACTGCAATACCTTGACAAGCTAGGGATAACACCTGAACCACTTCACAGGGCAGTAAGTAACACCATTGAACCCATCACACTCTTTCATAAACTTGGAGTGGGAAAGTTAGACATGTATGTGCTAAACCCTGTCAAGGAGAGCAAAGAGATGCAGTTTCTTATGCAAAAATGGTCTGGGAACAGCAAAGCTAAAACTGGTATTTTGATGTCtaatggaaaagaaggagaaatatCTGTTCCATATTTGACATCAGTTACTGCTCTTATTGTTTGGATTCCTCGCCGTCCAACAGAAAAGATTATTAGGGTGCTCTTTCCCGGAAATGCACCACAGAGTAAAATCTTTGAGGGCTTTGAGAAGCTGAAACACCTTGACTTTCTGCGATACCCAGTAGCGACTCAACAAGACATAACATCTGGTGCTCTGTTGCCTAATATTAAACAGTCTAAAATGAAATCAAGAACTGGCAGCAAAGAGAGTCTCAAAACGTCACTCaaatcaaacacaaaaacagccaAGAAAGAAATTATTGGGCAGGAAGAAGAGTCAAAGAGTGAAactattaaagaaaataaagtggaaaagaaagaagagaaaaaaataagtcaaagtCTGAAGGCCACCAAGCAACAGAAAAATAGTAAGGTTGCCCCTGCGACAGGAAAGTCACAGCAGAAGAAAATATCTCGGGAGAAAAGTGCCAAAGTGTCCCaaatggatgaaaagaaggacaaggaaaagaaggaaattaataaaaacaaagtaaaaaaagatgaaaatacaagaaaagaaaaggaagaaaacaaGGAGTTAAAAAAGAAGGATACAAATAAGCCAGAattgagaaaaatgacaaaacctgATCTAAAGCCACTCACCCCTGAAGTCAGAAAAACTTTACACAAAGTTAAGACTCAGACCAAAAccaggacagaaaaaaatacaggcgGTAAGGAGCATGCAACTGGTAAAAAGCAAGTCCCTGAGAAACTCCATGAATATGTCAGAGTAGCAGCTCTTGCCGGTACATCTGTTGCATCTTCCCCCGAGGACCTTACAGAAGACTTTGAGGCTCTGAAAAGAGAAGAGCTGACCAAACCCGAGACCAAGGGTACCCAGATATCTGAGCTGTCAGCTCACAAAGACACTAACGGGTCAATGTTATTTTCACCTGATGACAAAATTACAACATGTGGTACTATTACAGAGACAGTTTCATTCACATTcaaaacagacaagacagacagGAAAACATCTGAACGAAGTAAGATTCCTCCCAAAAACGATTCAAACAGGAAATATGAGGACATGACTTTTAAAGATGACAAATATTCTGTAAAGGATGGCCTAAAAGAGATATCAAAGAAGAGTGATAGCTCAGAGGATGATGAAGATGTAATTGAAAAAGGTGAGGTTGAAGGAActgaagatgatttttttatcAAGTATAAAACACGGGAGATCAAAAAAGAAATCACTATAAAAGAATTAGAAAACAAAGCAACTTCACAACCGACCTCATCGACTGGAGCAATGCCTGGACAAGGAGTAGCTTCATCAGCCTCAGAGGTGTTCTCCTTTATCCAAGATGAAACCGTCCCTGGTAACTCGGAGGCCGAACACACTATTTCTTTTGAGGAGCTccaggaaagaagaagaatgccaCAATTACAATTAAATGTAGGATGTCATGACATCTCAGTCCCTGATGCCCGTCGAACCTTTGACTCTATCCACAGTACGAAAGTGATAAAAAGCTCTGCTGTGTTCGATGTTGTGGATATTAAAACCAAGGTCTTCATGGGAGGTCAGGAGTCTGAGATTGCAATTTACCCTGCTGTCATTGCAGCTCCTCTTGCTGAGGAGGAACATATCTCGTCGGCCACATCCATAACAGAATATGACAAGATGTCTTCATTTGCCACATCTGTAGCTGAAGACCAGTCCATAGCATTGGCTACAGCCCCTCAGACTGAAAGAGTTGGAAGAAACTTGCTTATTCTTGATACCATGAACAATGTACCCTCACATACAGAAGGTACCCAAGTAAAGGACTATCTCCATTCTGCAGGTACCATTTCACCCACCTCCTCTCTGGAAGACGACAAATGTTTTAAGTCTCCATCCTCTGATGAATACCAACCCAATATACATGACTTGGAGAGTAACTGCAAAGACAATGtagcacataaagacaaagatGACGATAAAGATGAGGATCAGACTCCAAATGTTGAAATCCCACCGATTAAACTCCAAGAAGAGGGCTACAAATGTCCACCAACCATGCTGCTCAGGAAGAACGAGATCACTCCTTATCCCACTATTTATCCTGTCTTTTCTGACAAAGAGCACTCTCTCACAGAGGTTGTAAGTGAAAAACTGTCTCCACTTAGTACAGGGGGATTTGTGATCAGCACTGGAATACGACTTATATCACCAACTCAACCCCTCAACACTGGTATTGAGTCTCACTCCGCAGAAGATAGTGAAGACAGATGTCCAAGTCCAGATGACAGCACTATCAAACTGGCGTCACCCACCCAGTTAGTGCCTACAAGCAGTGGCTACTCTCCAGCAGAGGAAAAGCTTTtaaagagagaagaaaaaaatgaaccagTGTCAAACTTGAAATGCGACTCACACAAAGTCGAGAAGTCAGTCACTATTTCTGATAATACATCCTTCATTGGAATGATAAGTGACAAAACAATGTTAGAGGCTTCAGAAGAATCTGAAGAGAGTTTGGATGAAGATgatttttacatgaaaaatgaCCTTCAGCCAGCTATTAAGGCTAAACTTATGGAGGCAAAAGAAGGGTGCTTCCTGGATGATGACgtaacaaatgaaacaaagaacTCCAAAATAATGATAGACCATGAAATCTTAGAAAAGACTCCAAAGACAGACGAGAAACGTAAACCTCAAATGATATACTCGGATGAGGATGAAACAGATTTTTTACAAACTGGATTAGCATCAAGCAAACAGTGTCAAGAAAGTggtcaaaaaacaaatatttcattcaCAGGGCATGAGAAAAGTGTTCAATTTAGTGTGAGTAATTTGCCAGAGAAACAGACCAAAGAGAAAGCCATCTATATAAGACAAGACACGCCTTATGTGCATGGCAAAACATTCTCTTACAGCGACAATTATGATAGCAAACCAAGTTCTGTGGAATCCGATTCATTTCATCAGGAGTCCGTAGATAAGATGGAGGCTGCTTTGCCACGGTACCCTGTAACAAAGAAAGATAAGATGTCAGAAAAGATTTTGTCATCTACTTCTTTATTGTCAGAAATTGATCCCTTGTCCTTTCCAATGCAACAAGATGAGCCAAAACCCTCAATCTCTTCCTCAATGATACCTTTCAATGTTGCCAAATCTGATGGCAATGACAGTAAGGATCAGGGTGCAAGGCTGGAGATTGATGTGCGAAAACTAACAGCGAGagatgaggaagatgatgatgcagaagaggaaaaggaggacAAAGACGTTCAGGATGATGAAGGTAGTCTTGATTCTGACATTGAGAAAGGTTCCAAAGAGAAGTTTGAGAAAGAATTAAAATATCCTGCAAGTGACTTGTTTAGCATAAGTAATCCTGAATTTAGTGTTTCCAAGGTTGGCTATTGCTTTAACAATCAGGGGAACCCAGGTGGGAAAGAAAATCCTTCCAGCTCACCCACAAAGGCAGCAGATGAAGATATGGCAGACAGCTTATTCTCGAGTGGAAAGTTAAATGGGCGGTCGACAGGTTCCTTTGGCTACTCCACAGAGGTACAAATGTATGGAAGAGAACACAAAAAATCACTTCTTCTGAGTCAGACCACAGACAATAGCAAAGAAGAAATTACCTTTAAGTCTTCACAGAGAGGTTTAAACCAGAATGATGGAGGTGATCCTGATTTTGAGAAACCTCAGTCCCCAGACCACCTAAGCAAAATATCACCGGACACAAGCTTTCAGTTCATGACCACTGCTACCCTTGGATATTCCTCTTCCTCTGCTTATAGTTACTCCTCCTCTACATCAGGCTCCTTCTCAACCAGCCGTCACCTTGGAGAAGAGTTGGGAACACCTGCCTCAACTGAGCAAATTTTCGAGTATTCCACGTTTAAAGAAGAACACTCTCCAGTCACGGACTCTCTCTTTTCCACACTAACTAGCACCAAAGAAGATTATCTTGAAGTGTCTGAAAAACAGATCACTGGTACAACCACAGCTGAGTCTACCTCCAGCTTCGGCCACTTTTCACCCATAACCCAATTTCAGGAGGTCAGACCCTTCCATTTACATTACACGACATCTGCAGAAGTCAAAAAGGACCACACATCTTACTGTGGCTTTATGGATAAACACACCCACTCAGACTACTTCTATAAGCCTGAGTGGTCTGAGGTGTCAACTTTGAAATCTCCAAAGGACTGTGAGCATTCACTAACCATGCAAACTGAAGAAACTGCACTTTCAATTGATAAAGAGGCAGCCTGTGCGCCTCTTTTCTGTGTCACTTCTTCACCACAGCCAAGCAGTGAAAGGAAGTATTTCTTTGAGGATAGTGACAGTAGCGAAGAAGAGGGTAAGGTCGAATATATGCAGGAAATGACTCAAATATCACCCTCAAGTGGTCCCACTTGTACCTTGACATTTTCTGACAAGCCAGTTCCCTCATATGAAGGTCAAAAGACAAGTACTGTTCTCCCTGATGTTCTGGTCTCCTACATGTGCTCACCACTTCAAGCCTGCAAGCCTGACCCAACCAATGGAACCACAGAACTTGCTGCAAGGTCAACCCTCCTTGCTGGAGCTGCAGATCATGAAGGAGTTGCAGGCACAGCTAGGGTAGAGTCTAGGGAGGCTACTGGAGGCTACAGGAACTCCTGTGAATGGGAAATGTCTAAGTCCCAGAGAAGCAGTATACCTGGTGATTCCCCTCCTCATTATCGACATGATGATGACTTTGAGGAGGAGTATGAAATGGAACCAGAGCATCCCACGCGCCCACTTTCTCTCTCATCGACTAATCAGCCATTTTACTCTGCATTCTATGCTGATGAGTGCAGTCGACAAAGGCAGGATGACTTTGATGATGAGGCTGATGATGACAGTGATCAGGATATTCGTGGTAAACCAACCATAGGAGCAACCTTTCCATACACAGGCCACACCTCTCCGGGATATTCATCCTGTGAGCACAAACAGTGTAAAACTGACCTTTCACCTTCCTTTCTCAACCCTGCGGTGCAGCAGATATGtagtgatgaagatgatgaagagCAAGAACATCAAAGTGAACAGTCACAGGaagaagatgaaaatgacatgtcAGTTAAGAGAAGGGCTCACAAGCAGCCCCACCATCTTCAGTCGCACAGCAGCTCTTTCCATCACGCCAGCAGCATGTCAGCAGGGTTGGGTCTAGCAACAGAAGACACACCACCCATTTCTATAATGGAGTCTCTCCCCTCTCAATCAGACTCTGAAGGGCCTCAAGGCACAGAAGAGTACCCATCAGTCACTGGTGAAGGTAACATTGATTCTGATGAGGATGCAGACTGTAGCCCTATTGATAAAATATCTTCCACAGGAGAAGGCAGTCTTCACCCTGCCTCCTGGAAGAGCCATGACCCAGTTCCCACACCGCAAAAGGACCCCTACCCTCATCCTCCTCACCCTGATGTCTGCATGGTAGAGCCTGATAATGTCTCAGTTAAGAAAGAGGCCAAAGCTAAAGGGTTGACAAAAACTTCTGTGAAAACCAAATCTGCGTCCCCAGCCAGGCGCAAGAAGTCCCCCTTGCCTGACAAACAGACATCTTCTCCTCTCAGTGCGTCGTTGAAAAGGAAGGAAGCAGACATGAGTTCACGCATATCTCGCCTGTCTGATGGGCAAGGCTCAAAAGATGATGATCTCTCAAGGTCAAGTTACAACCCTGGCAAGGGGATGACCAACTGTAGCAGTAGCAGTTTGG GCTTGCAAAAGGCTGGTTGTCCACCTCCTATTTATGTTGACATGGCCTACATTCCCAATCACTGCAGTGCCAAGAATATTGATCAAGAATTTTTCAAACACATCCGCTCTTCATACTATGTGGTGAGCGGGAATGATGCTGGAAGTGATGAACCAAGTCGAGCAGTTCTTGATGCACTGCTGGATGGCAAAGCTCAATGGGGGTCAAATCTTCAG GTGACGCTGATCCCGACACATGACACAGAAATCACTCGTGAGTGGTACCAGCAGACACACGAGCGGCAGCAGGAGCTCAACATCATGGTCCTAGCCTCCAGCAGCACAGTAGTCATGCAGGATGAATGTTTCCCCGCCTGTAAGATTGAATTTTAG